A region of the Bryobacteraceae bacterium genome:
GAAAACACACAGGCACGTCAAAATGTGTCACAACTACCACAGAGAAGACCACTGCAAATATTTCTTCAGGAAGGACTTACATTCCTGAGAAGGCTCTGTTAGCATATTGGCTTGGGAGCCGCGATGAGGCCTTTGCCCGTCTACGAAACCACGATCTGCCGGTCGGTGGAGTGCCGCGGCGTCGGCCTGCACAGCGGCGTGCCGGTTCGGCTGCGGCTGCTGCCCGCGCCGGCGGCGACAGGCATTGTGTTCCGGCGGACGGACCTCGATGGTTTCGAGATTCCGGCAAGCTGGCGCTATGTCGAGCGGGTGAGTTATGCGACGTCGCTGATGCGGCAGGGCGTGCTGATTTCGACCACCGAGCATCTGCTGAGCACGTTCTACAGCGTGGGCCTGGACAACGCCTACGTCGAGCTGGACAACCTGGAGGTGCCGATTCTGGACGGCAGCGCGGCGCCTTTTGTCGAAATGCTCCAGGAGGCGGGCATCCGGCCGACGAAGCGGCGGCGGCGCTACCTGCGCATTGTCCGCCCGGTGACCCACGAAGTCCCGGGAAAATCGATTTCCATCCGGCCGGCGGACTCATTCCGCCTGAATTGCCACGTTTATTTTCCGCATCCGATGGTCGGCCGCCAGTCGCTCTCGCTCGATGTAACGCCGGAGA
Encoded here:
- the lpxC gene encoding UDP-3-O-acyl-N-acetylglucosamine deacetylase yields the protein MRPLPVYETTICRSVECRGVGLHSGVPVRLRLLPAPAATGIVFRRTDLDGFEIPASWRYVERVSYATSLMRQGVLISTTEHLLSTFYSVGLDNAYVELDNLEVPILDGSAAPFVEMLQEAGIRPTKRRRRYLRIVRPVTHEVPGKSISIRPADSFRLNCHVYFPHPMVGRQSLSLDVTPESFAAEIAPARTFGFENELGQMRSMGLIRGASLESGVCFSVAGGVQNEGGLRFPDEPCRHKALDLIGDLALIGRPLIGEVVAERAGHAMHVALVAKIMSDPSLYEIVTAAELAGRAVAAPAR